A stretch of the Pedobacter sp. MC2016-14 genome encodes the following:
- a CDS encoding acyltransferase produces MNEYLSVKLKVVSFFLMVMVVVLHANNLNNGTFGLDKSFSYFIQNFFSDGLARVTVPLFFLISGYLFFFNIKGTVQDFNYKISKRLKTLFIPYLFWSLWGLFVFFMLQTIPFSRSFINMSLIKDYPIKQLLTVIFLDPLPYQLWFVKDLMLLVILSPILFYLIKTLKYFVLIAFFVLWFLNYQFVVVNNESILFFSLGTYIGMEWKKVLLIKFGRQSFIFVGLWVSFVLCKELMIQFDYINPLLLNSLKKTGVLLGVFSSWALYDILFRDVDFQKSKHYPVFSFTFFLYAFHEPVLTIYKKALLSIVGKTESGTLIVYVLTILLTISTALTVAYLVKLIIPKFYELITGGR; encoded by the coding sequence ATGAATGAATATTTAAGTGTAAAATTAAAAGTAGTTTCGTTTTTTTTAATGGTCATGGTTGTAGTTTTACATGCCAATAATTTGAATAATGGTACATTTGGCCTGGATAAAAGTTTCAGTTATTTTATTCAGAATTTTTTTAGCGACGGGTTGGCAAGAGTAACTGTACCGCTCTTTTTTCTAATTTCTGGTTATTTGTTCTTTTTCAACATAAAAGGTACAGTTCAAGATTTTAATTATAAAATCTCTAAGCGACTTAAAACACTTTTTATCCCTTATCTTTTTTGGTCTCTTTGGGGCTTATTTGTATTTTTTATGCTGCAGACCATTCCCTTTTCCAGGTCTTTCATAAATATGTCTTTAATTAAAGACTATCCAATTAAACAACTATTAACTGTTATATTTTTAGATCCTCTGCCGTACCAGTTGTGGTTTGTAAAAGATCTAATGCTCTTAGTGATACTTTCCCCAATCCTATTCTATCTGATAAAGACTTTAAAGTATTTTGTATTAATTGCTTTTTTTGTTCTTTGGTTCTTAAACTATCAATTTGTAGTAGTTAATAATGAATCCATTTTGTTTTTCTCATTAGGTACATATATTGGAATGGAATGGAAAAAAGTTTTGCTAATTAAATTTGGGAGACAGTCATTCATCTTTGTTGGCCTATGGGTCAGTTTTGTGCTATGCAAGGAACTTATGATTCAATTTGACTATATAAATCCATTGTTGTTAAATAGCTTAAAGAAGACCGGAGTTTTGCTTGGTGTCTTCTCCAGTTGGGCATTATATGATATTTTATTTAGGGATGTAGATTTTCAAAAATCTAAACATTATCCTGTTTTTTCTTTTACCTTTTTTCTATATGCCTTTCATGAGCCTGTGCTAACGATTTATAAAAAAGCACTCTTGTCAATTGTCGGAAAAACTGAATCGGGTACATTAATTGTGTATGTTTTAACTATATTATTGACTATTAGCACCGCTTTAACTGTTGCTTATTTGGTTAAGCTTATTATTCCTAAATTTTATGAATTAATTACAGGAGGAAGGTGA
- a CDS encoding WcaI family glycosyltransferase, which yields MENDNKIKKRVLVLGINFAPELTGIGRYTGEMVSWLAEHNYETTLVTGFPYYPYWKVQQPYTGNFYKTETLSDNLKVYRCPLYVPVAPSGLKRLIHEATFFLSSFFVVFLLLFKRKNDLIFSIAPPFHLGFLALFYRFFKGGKIVYHIQDLQVDAAKQLKMLPDGLFSVLFALEKFILKRVDYVSTISEGMTRQIVNKWSREITFFPNWVDIHNYFPVVQRALLKPKWGFSMDDRIVLYSGSIGEKQGLDSLVRIAEQLKEEKVIKFVICGTGPFKEKLIEMCKEKGLDNVSFLPLQSNEVFNDFLNVADVHLVLQKADASDLVMPSKLTTILAVGGLALVTAHPGTSLGDVIRRYEMGMVIPPENEDSLKNAIVLCCKNDYTKERFNAREYAKQYLDKDSILAKLMQQLKM from the coding sequence TTGGAAAACGATAATAAAATAAAAAAAAGGGTTTTGGTTTTGGGGATTAATTTTGCACCCGAACTTACAGGAATTGGTCGTTATACTGGTGAAATGGTGTCCTGGTTGGCAGAGCACAATTATGAGACTACTTTGGTTACCGGTTTTCCTTATTATCCCTATTGGAAGGTTCAACAGCCTTATACAGGCAACTTTTATAAAACGGAAACGCTCAGCGATAATTTAAAAGTCTACAGGTGCCCTTTATACGTGCCGGTAGCACCCTCTGGATTGAAGCGTTTAATCCATGAGGCGACTTTCTTTTTAAGTTCATTTTTTGTAGTCTTCCTGCTCCTGTTTAAAAGGAAGAATGACCTGATTTTCTCCATTGCTCCCCCATTTCATCTTGGCTTTCTAGCACTTTTTTACCGCTTTTTTAAGGGTGGTAAGATCGTTTATCACATTCAGGATCTCCAGGTTGATGCCGCAAAGCAGCTGAAAATGTTGCCTGATGGACTTTTTTCTGTCTTATTTGCATTGGAGAAATTTATTCTTAAACGTGTAGATTATGTAAGTACCATTTCTGAGGGTATGACCAGGCAGATCGTAAATAAATGGTCGAGAGAGATCACATTTTTCCCTAATTGGGTTGATATACATAATTATTTTCCCGTAGTACAACGAGCTTTGCTAAAGCCTAAATGGGGATTTTCGATGGATGACAGGATCGTTTTATATTCTGGTAGCATCGGCGAAAAGCAAGGATTGGATAGTCTGGTTAGAATTGCTGAGCAACTTAAAGAGGAGAAAGTTATAAAATTTGTAATTTGTGGGACAGGGCCTTTTAAAGAGAAACTAATAGAAATGTGCAAAGAGAAAGGGCTTGATAATGTTTCCTTTCTCCCGTTACAGAGTAATGAGGTATTTAATGATTTTCTTAATGTAGCAGATGTTCACCTCGTACTGCAAAAGGCTGATGCAAGTGATCTGGTTATGCCTTCTAAGTTGACTACGATTTTGGCAGTTGGCGGTTTAGCTTTGGTCACTGCTCATCCAGGGACTTCATTGGGTGATGTCATTAGAAGATATGAAATGGGGATGGTTATTCCTCCTGAAAATGAAGATTCGCTGAAGAATGCAATAGTTTTATGCTGTAAGAATGATTATACTAAAGAGAGATTCAATGCCCGGGAATACGCTAAGCAGTACCTGGATAAGGATAGCATACTAGCTAAATTAATGCAACAATTAAAAATGTAA
- a CDS encoding glycosyltransferase family 2 protein → MIDLTIAIPAKNEERNLPGCLEAIGKDFAAKVVLIDSGSTDRTKEIALDFGAEVIDFAWNGQFPKKRNWFLRNHTPNTKWILFLDADEYLTPAFKEELAAALAKDDKIAYWLNYTIYFLGKQLKGGYPLDKLALFRVGAGEYERIDEDQWSKLDMEIHEHPILVGEIGKIKSKIDHLDFRGVAHYVNKHVEYANWEASRFLKKLGDSDLDQKLTWKQKIKYGLMQSPFIGIVYFFGSFFLLGGFRDGSRGLAFAILKMSYFTQVYCKIKELKQEKIKN, encoded by the coding sequence ATGATTGACTTAACAATTGCTATACCTGCTAAAAATGAAGAACGAAATTTACCAGGTTGCCTGGAGGCGATAGGTAAGGATTTTGCTGCAAAAGTTGTTCTAATAGATTCTGGTAGTACAGATAGAACAAAAGAGATTGCATTAGATTTCGGTGCGGAAGTAATTGATTTTGCTTGGAACGGACAGTTCCCCAAAAAGAGAAACTGGTTTTTAAGAAACCACACCCCGAATACCAAATGGATTTTATTTCTAGATGCTGATGAGTACTTGACGCCTGCTTTTAAAGAAGAATTAGCAGCAGCACTGGCGAAAGATGATAAAATAGCATATTGGCTAAACTACACTATTTATTTTCTTGGTAAACAACTTAAAGGAGGATATCCTTTGGATAAACTCGCTTTATTTAGGGTGGGGGCAGGCGAATATGAGCGAATAGATGAAGACCAGTGGAGCAAACTTGACATGGAGATCCATGAGCATCCAATACTGGTTGGCGAGATTGGAAAGATTAAAAGTAAGATTGATCACCTTGATTTCAGGGGTGTCGCCCACTACGTGAATAAGCATGTTGAATATGCAAATTGGGAGGCATCCAGGTTTTTGAAAAAGCTGGGGGATTCGGATCTGGATCAGAAACTAACCTGGAAGCAGAAAATCAAATATGGGCTGATGCAGAGCCCCTTTATAGGAATTGTTTACTTTTTTGGGAGCTTTTTTTTATTAGGTGGTTTTAGAGATGGATCAAGAGGGCTTGCTTTTGCCATACTTAAAATGTCATACTTTACGCAGGTTTATTGCAAGATCAAAGAGCTAAAGCAGGAGAAAATTAAAAATTAA
- a CDS encoding WcaF family extracellular polysaccharide biosynthesis acetyltransferase, with protein MNSELVNTDTHVGASFSLKNRIGRLVWGLVYQILFRFSPRPFHGWRSFLLRLFGANVGNGVHVYPGVKIWAPWNLELHDECGIGSGANLYSQGKITIGRRAVVSQGAYLCAGTHDYTKQGFPLLTAPITIGEQVWIAAEAFVHPGVTIGDGAVIGARSVVIRDMPSWMVCAGNPAKPLKERIITDLNTATI; from the coding sequence ATGAATTCTGAATTAGTGAATACTGACACGCATGTTGGGGCATCTTTTTCCCTAAAAAATAGAATTGGCAGGTTAGTCTGGGGTTTGGTTTATCAAATTTTATTCAGATTTTCTCCACGTCCCTTTCATGGCTGGCGTTCTTTTCTATTAAGGTTATTTGGGGCTAACGTTGGAAACGGCGTTCATGTATATCCCGGTGTTAAAATATGGGCACCATGGAATCTGGAATTACATGACGAATGCGGCATTGGCAGCGGTGCCAATTTGTATTCACAGGGTAAGATTACCATAGGGAGAAGGGCAGTTGTATCTCAGGGAGCTTATCTATGTGCCGGTACCCATGATTATACCAAGCAAGGTTTCCCTTTACTTACGGCACCCATTACAATTGGCGAGCAGGTTTGGATTGCAGCAGAGGCATTTGTACATCCTGGTGTAACTATTGGCGATGGTGCTGTAATTGGCGCACGGTCAGTTGTGATCAGGGATATGCCATCCTGGATGGTTTGTGCCGGAAATCCTGCTAAGCCTTTAAAAGAAAGAATTATTACTGATTTGAATACCGCTACAATTTAA
- a CDS encoding glycosyltransferase codes for MIAGLSTFDVINEVACLNDPSSFFLRELPFKAHALGPTKTPWRYSTLLFEWLTNHINDFDVLIIHGLWQYHTFATYKAFKSLKNDRIKLFVMPHGMLDPYFQRAKGRKIKAVRNWVFWKLVEKNVINGSTGMLFTCESEMNLASQTFTGYHPKTRHVVGLGVETPPAFNEGMKIALERILGYSVSDFLLFLGRIDEKKGVDLLVKAYLKLSEEKVQLPTLVIAGPGLDSKFGTDIITLVGGYKNIIFPGMLTGDAKWGAFYGAEAFVLPSHQENFGIAVVEALACTTPVLISDQVNIWKEIEMGKAGVIGADTEEGTYSMLKNWIEKTDKEKKDMRIFAKDTFNACFSVKKAADRLFEVIK; via the coding sequence ATGATTGCTGGTTTAAGTACATTTGATGTGATAAATGAGGTAGCCTGTCTCAACGATCCCTCTAGCTTTTTCTTAAGAGAGCTGCCATTTAAGGCTCATGCTTTAGGACCAACTAAAACTCCCTGGAGATATTCGACACTGCTGTTTGAATGGCTTACAAATCATATCAACGATTTTGATGTGCTAATTATCCATGGCCTTTGGCAATACCATACTTTTGCAACTTATAAAGCTTTTAAGAGCTTGAAAAATGATAGGATAAAGCTTTTTGTAATGCCACATGGGATGCTTGACCCTTATTTTCAGCGGGCAAAAGGAAGAAAGATAAAAGCTGTAAGAAATTGGGTTTTTTGGAAACTGGTAGAGAAAAATGTTATCAACGGATCCACAGGTATGTTGTTTACCTGTGAATCTGAAATGAATTTAGCCTCGCAAACATTTACAGGCTACCATCCAAAAACCCGACATGTAGTTGGCTTAGGTGTGGAGACACCTCCTGCATTTAACGAAGGGATGAAGATTGCACTTGAAAGAATACTGGGATATTCTGTAAGCGATTTTTTACTGTTTCTGGGTAGAATAGATGAGAAAAAGGGCGTAGATCTTTTAGTAAAAGCTTATTTGAAATTATCTGAGGAAAAAGTTCAACTGCCAACATTAGTTATCGCCGGACCAGGTTTGGATTCCAAATTTGGGACTGATATTATTACTTTGGTGGGCGGTTATAAAAATATAATTTTTCCTGGTATGTTAACTGGAGATGCTAAATGGGGGGCTTTTTATGGAGCAGAAGCGTTTGTATTACCAAGTCATCAGGAGAATTTTGGAATTGCGGTTGTAGAAGCGCTGGCTTGTACTACACCAGTTTTAATTTCCGATCAGGTAAACATTTGGAAAGAAATTGAAATGGGGAAGGCAGGCGTCATCGGCGCAGATACCGAAGAAGGAACTTATAGTATGCTGAAAAATTGGATTGAGAAAACAGATAAAGAAAAAAAAGATATGCGTATTTTTGCTAAAGACACATTTAATGCGTGTTTTTCTGTTAAAAAAGCAGCTGATCGTTTATTTGAGGTGATAAAATAG
- a CDS encoding glycosyltransferase: MKIVFFSHPLFLGSQSMLRFANMLSDGMKARGHKVEIWRPEPYFLKLKVKGVKKWLGYLDQYLAFPLVVRRRLKQLSAEEEVLYVITDHALGPYVPLINKMPHVIHCHDFLAQRSALGQIAENLTSYTGIKYQQYIRNGYSQGRNFISVSKRTKIDLEEFLEELPDISEVVYNGLDKSFKPLSKVSSRKELQTKLGADLSMGYILHVGGNQWYKNRGGVVAIYDSWRKLSGKELPLLLVGEEPDGSLLKAITNSAYAKDIFIYSGAGNDDVQIAYSGATVFIFPSLAEGFGWPIAEAMASGTLVITTNEAPMTEVAGDAAFLIDRMPFEEVDKENWATKSAGVLETILNLSEEEFDQHQLLNKTNVARFDLEKALDEIEEIYIQVLNQNTSS; encoded by the coding sequence ATGAAAATCGTTTTTTTTTCACATCCCTTGTTTTTAGGATCACAAAGTATGTTGCGTTTCGCCAACATGTTGTCTGACGGTATGAAGGCGCGCGGACATAAAGTGGAGATTTGGCGACCAGAGCCATACTTTTTAAAGTTAAAAGTTAAAGGGGTCAAAAAGTGGTTGGGTTATTTGGATCAATATCTGGCATTTCCCTTAGTAGTTCGCAGACGTTTAAAGCAATTATCTGCAGAGGAAGAGGTCCTATATGTTATTACAGACCATGCCTTAGGTCCATATGTTCCTTTGATTAATAAAATGCCTCATGTAATTCATTGCCATGATTTTCTGGCTCAACGGTCCGCGTTAGGACAAATTGCGGAGAATTTAACCTCTTACACCGGTATCAAGTACCAGCAATACATTCGAAATGGCTACTCGCAAGGAAGGAACTTTATATCTGTTTCTAAAAGGACTAAAATAGATCTGGAAGAGTTCCTGGAAGAGCTGCCTGATATTTCAGAAGTTGTGTATAATGGATTAGATAAGTCATTTAAACCTTTGTCAAAAGTCTCGTCCAGAAAAGAACTTCAAACCAAGTTAGGTGCTGATTTAAGCATGGGATATATTTTGCATGTTGGTGGTAATCAATGGTATAAAAACCGGGGTGGGGTAGTTGCTATTTATGATTCGTGGAGAAAATTGTCCGGAAAAGAACTGCCTCTTCTGTTGGTAGGAGAAGAACCAGACGGCAGTTTGTTAAAGGCGATTACGAATTCTGCGTATGCTAAAGATATTTTTATATATTCTGGTGCTGGAAATGATGATGTACAAATTGCTTATTCGGGCGCTACGGTTTTTATCTTTCCTTCTCTTGCGGAGGGCTTTGGCTGGCCTATAGCCGAAGCTATGGCTTCGGGAACGTTGGTCATTACAACAAATGAAGCACCAATGACAGAAGTAGCCGGCGATGCTGCCTTTTTGATAGACAGGATGCCATTTGAAGAAGTTGACAAAGAAAACTGGGCTACTAAGTCAGCTGGTGTTTTAGAGACTATATTGAATTTAAGCGAGGAAGAATTTGATCAACATCAGTTATTAAATAAGACAAACGTAGCACGTTTTGATTTAGAAAAGGCCCTGGATGAAATTGAAGAAATATACATCCAGGTATTGAATCAGAACACCTCGTCATAA
- a CDS encoding glycosyltransferase family 4 protein, giving the protein MKILLSHPTGNANVRQAALGCAKAGILSNFYTSLAVFDNNILDKLATIKALSELDRRRFDNLLRADTKMWPWLEVGRIAAQKLGLKSLVRHEEGPLSVDAVYSGLDKKVACQIRKQYAKGLTAVYAYEDGALHTFKEAKKYGIKCIYDLPIGYWKAARKLLNTEHERWPEWASTLIGLQDSAVKLSRKDEELNLADHIVVASSFTASTLMEYPGKLAQIEVIPYGFPAVYTERKYLGIEKRPLKLLFVGGLSQRKGIADLFTAVDNIGNHVELTVVGAKTSQDCPALDAALKKHTWIPSLPHEKILELMRQHDVLVFPSLFEGFGLVITEAMSQGTPVITTDRTAGPDLINDGSNGWIIEAGSTNALQEAIEKLLERPKDIAEIGTEAMNAAKKRPWESYGKELSDALLKM; this is encoded by the coding sequence ATGAAAATTTTATTATCACATCCTACTGGTAATGCAAATGTTAGACAGGCTGCACTAGGTTGTGCTAAGGCCGGTATTCTATCCAATTTCTATACGAGCCTTGCTGTATTCGATAATAACATACTTGATAAACTAGCGACGATAAAAGCTTTATCAGAATTAGACAGGCGCCGTTTTGATAATCTTCTGCGGGCTGATACAAAAATGTGGCCGTGGCTGGAAGTGGGCCGTATTGCTGCTCAAAAGTTAGGATTAAAAAGTTTGGTAAGACATGAAGAAGGGCCTTTAAGTGTTGATGCTGTTTACAGTGGCCTGGACAAAAAAGTAGCGTGCCAGATTAGAAAGCAATATGCAAAGGGCTTAACGGCTGTATATGCTTATGAGGATGGTGCATTACATACTTTTAAGGAAGCAAAAAAGTACGGTATAAAATGTATATATGATTTACCTATTGGCTATTGGAAAGCCGCAAGGAAACTTTTAAATACAGAACATGAGAGATGGCCAGAGTGGGCCTCTACACTTATCGGTTTACAGGATTCTGCTGTAAAATTGTCGAGAAAAGATGAAGAATTAAATCTTGCAGATCATATAGTTGTAGCAAGTAGCTTTACCGCAAGTACATTAATGGAATATCCCGGGAAGTTAGCTCAAATTGAAGTTATCCCTTATGGATTTCCGGCTGTATATACAGAACGAAAATATCTTGGCATAGAAAAAAGACCTTTAAAATTATTGTTTGTAGGAGGCTTATCACAGCGAAAGGGCATAGCCGATTTGTTTACTGCAGTGGATAACATTGGTAACCATGTTGAACTAACGGTTGTTGGCGCTAAGACAAGTCAAGATTGTCCCGCATTAGATGCGGCGCTAAAAAAACACACCTGGATTCCAAGTCTGCCGCATGAAAAGATTTTAGAATTAATGAGGCAACATGATGTGTTGGTTTTTCCTTCATTATTTGAAGGTTTTGGTTTGGTAATAACAGAGGCGATGTCACAGGGAACGCCTGTGATCACAACAGATAGAACCGCTGGTCCTGATTTGATAAATGATGGTTCAAATGGTTGGATAATTGAAGCGGGTTCAACTAATGCGTTACAGGAGGCAATTGAAAAATTGCTGGAAAGGCCCAAAGATATTGCTGAAATTGGAACTGAAGCAATGAATGCCGCAAAAAAAAGGCCATGGGAAAGCTATGGTAAGGAACTATCGGATGCGTTGCTTAAGATGTAA
- a CDS encoding glycosyltransferase family 4 protein yields MRILFITNFFYPYIGGIEVNSEILANGFHREGHEVKLITWTAEIGDSKFDYPVIRQPNLSTLVKAHKWADVVYENNPCLKLSWPAFIFGKTSVVALRTWVSRLDGTSGWQDKLKLLWLKRAAKVIAVSKVIRDECWPEAIVIGNPYREKIFRVIPECSRTKDFVFLGRLVSDKGADLAIKALRDLNAWGSSGKFSQSEFSLTIIGDGDELTSLKELVNELGLAHSVVFAGALRGEEMVKLLNEHKYLLVPSMWKEPFGNVALEGMACGCLPIVADGGGLPDAVGDAGVVFERGNLDALVLAIKKLLNDPDRESLIRSNAASHLEQHHPDVIIKRYLSVIESTTENL; encoded by the coding sequence ATGAGAATATTATTTATCACTAATTTCTTTTATCCTTATATCGGCGGCATCGAGGTGAACTCCGAGATATTAGCAAATGGTTTTCATAGGGAAGGGCATGAAGTGAAATTGATCACCTGGACTGCCGAAATTGGAGATTCAAAATTTGATTATCCTGTTATTCGTCAACCTAATTTAAGTACGCTAGTTAAAGCGCACAAATGGGCTGATGTAGTTTATGAAAACAATCCCTGCCTAAAATTATCATGGCCCGCTTTTATTTTTGGTAAAACCTCTGTGGTCGCTTTAAGAACTTGGGTAAGCCGCTTAGATGGTACATCAGGATGGCAGGATAAACTTAAGTTACTTTGGTTAAAGAGAGCAGCGAAAGTTATTGCAGTAAGCAAAGTTATTAGAGATGAATGCTGGCCGGAGGCTATTGTAATAGGCAATCCATATCGGGAAAAGATTTTTAGGGTAATACCTGAATGCAGCCGGACTAAAGACTTTGTTTTTTTGGGTAGATTGGTCTCTGATAAGGGTGCTGATTTAGCTATTAAAGCACTAAGAGATTTGAATGCATGGGGTTCTTCAGGGAAATTTTCTCAATCTGAATTTTCCTTAACAATTATTGGTGACGGGGATGAATTGACTTCTTTAAAAGAATTAGTTAACGAATTGGGCCTTGCACATTCCGTTGTGTTTGCTGGTGCCCTAAGGGGCGAGGAAATGGTGAAGTTGCTAAATGAGCATAAATATCTCCTGGTTCCTTCAATGTGGAAAGAACCTTTTGGCAACGTTGCACTAGAAGGCATGGCCTGTGGCTGCCTACCAATAGTTGCAGACGGTGGTGGACTTCCTGACGCGGTTGGTGACGCGGGTGTGGTATTTGAAAGAGGAAATTTGGACGCTTTGGTCCTGGCAATTAAAAAATTATTAAATGATCCGGATAGGGAAAGTTTAATTCGTTCAAATGCGGCTTCGCACCTTGAACAACACCATCCTGATGTTATTATTAAACGGTATCTTAGTGTTATTGAGTCTACTACAGAAAACTTATAA
- a CDS encoding DapH/DapD/GlmU-related protein — protein MGYYIHKAGYALRRFFRKFSSRLRGVWLKSMGMAIGRQTYLPKIHVSWPHKVSIGNRCKIEPGSSFKFDGIWSSGFSIVIGDHVFLGTGCEFNITKGISIGCDSLIASGCRFIDHDHGMVIGQLMRMQEGKEGSINIGRDVWLGCNVIVLKGVEIGDGAIVAAGAVVTKSIQPLEIWGGIPAKKIGMRTITSDLP, from the coding sequence ATGGGGTATTATATTCATAAAGCTGGTTATGCGCTAAGGCGATTTTTTAGAAAATTTTCCAGCCGTTTACGCGGTGTATGGTTAAAGTCTATGGGAATGGCTATTGGACGCCAAACTTACCTTCCAAAAATTCATGTTTCCTGGCCGCATAAAGTTTCCATTGGAAATCGATGTAAAATTGAACCCGGCAGTTCTTTTAAATTTGATGGCATTTGGTCCTCAGGATTTTCAATCGTTATTGGTGATCATGTTTTCCTGGGTACTGGATGCGAGTTTAACATTACTAAAGGCATATCAATTGGATGTGATTCGCTAATTGCATCAGGCTGTCGGTTTATAGACCATGATCATGGCATGGTTATAGGTCAGCTAATGCGTATGCAAGAGGGAAAAGAAGGATCAATTAACATAGGCCGAGACGTTTGGCTAGGTTGTAATGTTATAGTCCTGAAAGGGGTGGAAATAGGCGATGGAGCCATTGTTGCAGCAGGTGCAGTTGTTACGAAATCAATTCAGCCCTTAGAGATCTGGGGAGGAATTCCTGCTAAAAAAATCGGAATGCGGACAATAACTTCAGATTTGCCATGA
- a CDS encoding DapH/DapD/GlmU-related protein — MKQPIISRLRFKINQKKALARKFWFRLLGLKINEGTYLGNITCEWPKNVKIGANCTIQDKVDFRIGEPFSESNYIAIGDRVFIGRHCEFNASTRIIVGNDCKIASNTTFVDSGHGILKSARINEQELIAEDIIVGNDVWIGTNCVILKGVRIGDGCVIAAGAVVNKSIPDYQVWGGVPAKFLKNRD; from the coding sequence ATGAAACAGCCTATTATCTCTCGTTTGAGATTTAAAATAAATCAAAAGAAAGCATTAGCTAGAAAGTTTTGGTTTAGGCTGCTGGGGCTAAAAATTAATGAAGGGACTTATCTAGGTAATATAACTTGTGAATGGCCTAAAAATGTTAAAATTGGAGCCAATTGTACTATCCAGGATAAAGTTGATTTCAGGATAGGTGAACCTTTTTCCGAAAGTAATTATATAGCTATTGGGGACAGAGTTTTTATTGGTCGCCATTGTGAATTTAATGCATCTACAAGAATAATTGTTGGGAATGATTGTAAGATAGCGAGTAATACAACTTTTGTTGATTCTGGGCATGGCATATTGAAGTCAGCTAGGATAAATGAACAGGAGCTAATTGCTGAAGACATTATAGTTGGTAATGATGTTTGGATAGGGACGAACTGCGTGATCTTAAAGGGGGTAAGGATTGGGGACGGTTGCGTTATAGCAGCAGGAGCAGTAGTTAATAAATCTATACCTGATTACCAGGTTTGGGGCGGGGTTCCAGCGAAGTTTTTAAAGAATAGAGATTAA
- a CDS encoding glycosyltransferase family 2 protein codes for MEEKQPLVSIISGYYNRENYVDESILSLINQTYEHIEIIIFDDLSTDNTYEKLRVFEEKDSRVKVIRHEKNKGFVKGLIDAIAVSKGDYIAIHGSGDFSYPERINEQVEILNLHQGVGVVGCTIENLDLIKSGNSYSHSAKIEGKAFFGNAREILAKKNMFSHGEVMIRRKHYDMVGGYRDIYKFSQDYDLWCRMSFVCDFYIVPKLLYRRYILSDGASFVFNKVLIQRMLAEFIRQSQESRLTNPKADLVDRYGSQGFFFFEYTKVFFKNLYPAIINEFVSEVKSEDRKIVRHLISRTPTSIYTFLAYVYYFVLPKKVALSIINLRNKTK; via the coding sequence ATGGAGGAAAAGCAACCACTCGTTAGTATTATTTCAGGTTATTATAATAGGGAAAACTATGTAGATGAATCCATTCTAAGTTTAATAAACCAAACTTATGAGCATATCGAAATTATAATCTTTGACGATCTTTCCACGGATAATACCTATGAGAAACTTAGAGTTTTTGAAGAAAAAGACAGCAGAGTTAAAGTAATTAGACATGAGAAAAATAAAGGATTCGTTAAAGGCTTAATAGATGCAATTGCTGTCTCAAAAGGAGATTACATAGCAATACATGGATCTGGAGATTTTTCTTATCCTGAAAGAATCAATGAACAGGTCGAAATACTGAATCTCCACCAGGGAGTTGGGGTTGTTGGCTGCACCATTGAAAATCTTGATTTAATCAAAAGTGGGAATAGTTATTCTCATTCTGCAAAAATTGAAGGAAAGGCATTTTTTGGAAATGCCCGCGAGATACTAGCGAAAAAAAACATGTTTTCTCATGGCGAAGTGATGATCAGGCGAAAACATTATGATATGGTTGGTGGCTATAGAGATATATATAAATTTTCACAGGATTACGATTTATGGTGTAGAATGAGTTTTGTATGCGATTTTTATATAGTTCCTAAATTACTTTACAGAAGATACATCTTAAGTGATGGCGCTTCTTTTGTTTTTAATAAGGTTTTGATTCAGAGAATGCTTGCTGAGTTTATCCGACAGTCTCAAGAATCCAGGCTTACCAATCCAAAAGCCGATTTGGTGGATAGATATGGTTCACAAGGTTTTTTCTTCTTTGAATATACAAAAGTCTTTTTTAAAAACCTTTATCCTGCAATTATCAACGAGTTTGTATCTGAGGTGAAATCTGAGGACCGTAAAATTGTAAGACATTTAATCTCCAGAACGCCGACGTCGATTTATACATTTTTAGCTTATGTATATTATTTTGTGTTGCCAAAGAAGGTAGCTCTTTCAATAATAAATTTGCGTAATAAAACTAAATAA